A window of the Bacteroides thetaiotaomicron VPI-5482 genome harbors these coding sequences:
- a CDS encoding beta-galactosidase, with the protein MNKRPFLILSLFLLLFSFDGQAADTYRPEISVAGFIPLPDCGRQVYNFNPGWRFFKGDIRGAEAVNFDDRSWEVVSTPHTVELMPAEGSGCRNYQGPAWYRKHFVVPTATKGQRVLLHFEAAMGKQVLYLNGKRVQEHLGGYLPFTLDLTANGVQAGDSCLLAVYTDNSNDKSYPPGKPQYTLDFAYHGGIYRDVWMIAKSPVAITDAIDSRTVGGGGVFVHFDKISEKSAQVYVETEIQNDNTRSESVTIETTLTDAEGNVIKRTSGKLSLNSGEKKSIRQQMEVRNPKLWSPDAPYLYRVQSRIKKGNRSIDGGTTRIGIRLAEFRGKEGFWLNGKPFGQLVGANRHQDFAYVGNALPNSQQWRDAKRLRDAGCTIIRVAHYPQDPSFMDACDELGLFVIVATPGWQYWNKDPKFGELVHQNTREMIRRDRNHPSVLMWEPILNETRYPLDFALKALEITKEEYPYPGRPIAAADVHSAGVKEHYDVVYGWPGDDEKEDKPEQCIFTREFGENVDDWYAHNNNNRASRSWGERPLLIQALSLAKSYDEMYRTTGQFIGGTQWHPFDHQRGYHPDPYWGGIYDAFRQKKYAYEMFRSQSPASLQHPLAECGPMIFLAHEMSQFSDKDVVVFSNCDSIRLSIYDGTKTWTKPVVHAKGHMPNAPVIFENVWDFWEARGYSYTQKNWQKVNMVAEGIIDGKVVCTQKKMPSRRSTKLRLYADTQKVNLVADGSDFIVVVAEVTDDSGNVRRLAKENIVFTVEGEGEIIGDARIGANPRAVEFGSAPLLIRSTRKAGKIKVKAHVQFEGTQAPTAAEMEFESVPAELPFCYDEKYCISQDTPSLTVKATLSENATDGKVQLTEEERQRVLDEVERQQTEFGIEK; encoded by the coding sequence TCTTATCCCTATTTCTACTGCTATTCTCCTTCGATGGGCAGGCAGCAGATACTTATCGTCCCGAAATATCGGTTGCCGGATTTATTCCGCTTCCCGATTGCGGGCGACAAGTATATAACTTCAATCCGGGATGGCGATTCTTCAAAGGCGATATCCGGGGGGCGGAAGCTGTAAATTTTGACGATCGTTCTTGGGAGGTCGTTTCTACTCCTCACACAGTGGAACTGATGCCCGCCGAAGGCAGTGGTTGCCGCAATTATCAGGGTCCTGCGTGGTATCGCAAGCATTTTGTAGTTCCCACTGCAACGAAAGGACAGCGTGTACTCCTTCATTTTGAAGCGGCAATGGGAAAGCAAGTACTTTACCTGAACGGCAAACGTGTCCAGGAACATCTTGGAGGTTATCTGCCTTTCACACTGGACTTGACGGCAAACGGCGTACAAGCCGGAGACTCCTGCCTCCTTGCCGTCTATACCGACAACAGCAACGATAAATCATACCCTCCCGGAAAGCCCCAATACACACTGGATTTTGCTTATCATGGAGGTATCTATCGTGATGTATGGATGATTGCCAAATCTCCGGTTGCCATTACCGATGCCATCGACTCCCGCACAGTTGGCGGTGGCGGCGTATTCGTTCACTTTGACAAGATCAGCGAAAAGAGCGCACAAGTATATGTAGAAACGGAGATTCAGAACGATAATACCCGTTCGGAATCCGTCACTATAGAAACGACCCTTACAGATGCCGAAGGCAACGTTATCAAACGTACGTCCGGCAAACTTTCTCTGAACTCCGGAGAAAAGAAATCAATCCGTCAGCAGATGGAAGTGAGGAATCCGAAACTCTGGTCACCGGATGCTCCTTATCTATATAGAGTACAATCCCGCATAAAGAAAGGAAACCGTTCCATTGACGGAGGAACGACCCGTATCGGTATCCGCCTAGCGGAATTTCGTGGCAAGGAGGGTTTCTGGCTGAATGGAAAACCTTTCGGACAATTAGTCGGAGCCAATCGTCATCAGGACTTCGCATACGTAGGCAATGCTCTTCCCAATTCACAGCAATGGCGTGATGCAAAGCGTCTGCGTGATGCAGGATGTACCATCATCCGTGTAGCGCATTACCCGCAGGACCCATCCTTTATGGATGCCTGTGACGAACTCGGCTTGTTTGTCATCGTCGCTACTCCTGGCTGGCAATACTGGAACAAAGACCCGAAATTCGGAGAACTGGTTCATCAGAATACCCGTGAGATGATTCGTCGTGACCGCAATCATCCTTCTGTGCTGATGTGGGAGCCCATTCTGAATGAGACTCGCTATCCGCTCGACTTTGCACTGAAGGCACTTGAAATTACGAAGGAAGAATATCCGTATCCGGGACGTCCGATAGCCGCTGCCGATGTGCATTCTGCCGGTGTAAAGGAACATTACGATGTAGTCTACGGCTGGCCGGGTGATGACGAAAAGGAGGACAAACCGGAACAATGCATCTTCACCCGTGAATTCGGAGAAAACGTAGATGACTGGTATGCCCACAACAACAATAACCGTGCAAGCCGCAGTTGGGGTGAACGTCCGCTGCTGATACAGGCACTTTCTCTGGCTAAAAGTTATGATGAGATGTACCGCACTACCGGTCAGTTTATCGGTGGCACACAGTGGCATCCATTCGATCACCAGCGTGGTTATCACCCCGATCCATACTGGGGAGGCATTTATGACGCTTTCCGTCAGAAAAAGTATGCGTATGAAATGTTCCGCAGCCAATCTCCGGCAAGCCTCCAACATCCGTTGGCAGAATGCGGACCGATGATATTCCTTGCTCATGAAATGTCACAATTCTCCGATAAGGATGTAGTAGTATTCAGTAACTGTGACTCCATCCGCCTTTCTATCTACGATGGAACAAAAACATGGACCAAACCTGTGGTACATGCCAAAGGGCATATGCCGAACGCACCTGTCATCTTCGAAAATGTATGGGATTTCTGGGAAGCGCGCGGATACAGTTATACTCAAAAGAACTGGCAGAAAGTAAATATGGTTGCCGAAGGTATTATCGACGGGAAAGTAGTATGTACCCAAAAGAAAATGCCTTCCCGCCGGTCTACCAAACTTCGCTTGTATGCAGATACTCAAAAAGTAAACTTGGTAGCGGACGGTTCGGATTTTATAGTAGTAGTTGCCGAAGTGACGGACGATAGCGGAAACGTTCGTCGTCTGGCAAAGGAAAATATCGTATTCACGGTAGAAGGGGAAGGAGAAATCATTGGTGACGCAAGGATCGGTGCCAACCCTCGTGCCGTAGAATTCGGTTCGGCTCCTCTGCTGATCCGTTCCACACGAAAAGCCGGGAAGATTAAAGTGAAAGCTCATGTACAATTTGAAGGGACTCAGGCTCCGACTGCCGCTGAAATGGAATTTGAAAGTGTTCCTGCGGAGCTTCCTTTCTGTTATGATGAGAAGTACTGTATTAGTCAGGACACACCCTCATTAACTGTAAAAGCTACTTTATCCGAGAATGCAACCGACGGCAAAGTGCAACTGACAGAAGAAGAACGACAACGGGTGTTGGATGAAGTGGAACGGCAACAAACTGAATTTGGAATAGAAAAGTGA